The Primulina eburnea isolate SZY01 chromosome 6, ASM2296580v1, whole genome shotgun sequence genome contains a region encoding:
- the LOC140835489 gene encoding uncharacterized protein, producing the protein MSSIRFKFRSAVNFDSMEVGDRASISVRELRAKILRGKASQQGFDLVFSDAGSGLEYKGDDFQIPRGSSVIVRRVPCGAVPAALSPLEAVNETEGYYTLNPAKEPIDELDDFGADLFPFNNANLPPSVQEIKNNVMNKDMENFTDLRLDHQNLATNNLSEAILGGSTQNGNEINISLEARVEEQRKQNNNLPLELKCTLCKYYLKDAVMIRCCHHSFCENCISRVLVERGRCPKCFSDQCSVGDLLPNLSLRKAIRRFLEYQVLVSGLENHDLQKHVPDGESGIRAEGIYCAHRVVKRELEVPQSPAATGKGSNQVFESYYEQQPQRNVPFADSADSSAKREEEFWIDREGGDINFLAHGEHNEGIRTCLTCGSPDHLMRDCPTSNITPMFQPGNFAFNGGMRTYGPPYMSNSTIHPFRSYANMYSNRGLMPFNAYMAPAAPYAIPPYICPMFGGSFVPSENLKMGNMGPPCHSEVFGLQRCKNRQKHSNENLPRQQFSGDKNFIPEVYRYKNPERAHFYKSPKGKELSMGLIGGSFTRRSRKRSQHDKYHDSVDRYADDKRKKRYDSSYGGRQKRLYHSRRSKSNTEYPTRSSDQPSKRRDKHHYGESKYHERMGCCEPSDRQKGFKGRV; encoded by the exons ATGTCGTCGATCCGTTTCAAATTCAGGAGCGCCGTCAACTTTGATTCAATGGAGGTCGGAGATCGGGCGTCAATCTCCGTTCGAGAACTTCGAGCGAAGATTCTGAGAGGAAAGGCTTCGCAGCAAGGCTTCGATCTCGTGTTCTCCGACGCGGGTTCCGGTCTAG AATACAAAGGTGATGATTTCCAAATTCCCCGTGGATCCAGCGTCATTGTTAGACGAGTTCCCTGTGGAGCTGTGCCCGCGGCCCT GTCACCTCTTGAAGCTGTGAATGAGACGGAAGGATACTATACTTTGAATCCTGCT AAAGAACCGATTGATGAGTTGGATGACTTTGGTGCTGATTTGTTTCCCTTTAACAACGCAAACTTGCCTccatctgttcaagaaattaagAACAATGTAATGAACAAGGACATGGAAAACTTTACTGACTTGAG GTTAGACCACCAAAATCTTGCCACCAATAACCTCAGTGAAGCCATACTCGGAG GTTCTACTCAAAACGGGAATGAGATAAATATTTCACTGGaagccagagtggaagagcaaaGGAAGCAAAACAA TAATTTACCTTTGGAACTGAAATGCACACTCTGCAAATATTACCTCAAGGATGCTGTGATGATACGTTGCTGCCATCATAGCTTTTGTGAAAATT GTATTAGTCGGGTGCTTGTTGAGAGAGGAAGGTGCCCAAAATGCTTTTCTGACCAATGCAGCGTAGGAGATCTACTACCAAATTTATCACTTCGAAAAGCAATTAGACGTTTCCTTGAATATCAGGTGCTTGTCTCTGGTTTAGAGAATCACGACTTGCAGAAACACGTGCCAG ATGGAGAATCTGGAATCCGAGCTGAAGGCATTTATTGTGCTCATAGAGTTGTCAAAAGGGAACTGGAAGTTCCTCAGTCTCCTGCTGCCACTGGGAAAGGATCAAATCAAGTTTTTGAATCATATTATGAGCAACAGCCGCAAAGAAATGTGCCATTTGCAGACTCTG CTGATTCTAGTGCTAAGAGAGAAGAGGAATTCTGGATTGACAGAGAAG GTGGAGATATAAATTTTTTGGCTCATGGTGAACACAATGAG GGGATCCGTACTTGTTTGACATGTGGTTCGCCTGACCATCTCATGAGAGATTGCCCTACTTCTAATATAACTCCCATGTTTCAGCCAG GAAATTTTGCATTTAATGGAGGCATGCGAACCTATGGCCCCCCCTACATGAGTAATTCTACAATTCATCCTTTTAGATCATATGCAAATATGTATAGTAATCGCGGATTGATGCCATTCAATGCATACATGGCCCCAGCGGCACCGTATGCAATCCCTCCTTATATCTGTCCCATGTTTGGTGGTTCCTTTGTTCCTAG TGAAAATTTGAAGATGGGAAACATGGGACCGCCTTGCCATTCTGAGGTTTTTGGGCTTCAACGCTGCAAAAATAGACAGAAACATTCAAATGAAAATCTGCCAAG ACAACAATTTTCTGGCGACAAAAACTTTATTCCTGAGGTCTATCGTTATAAAAATCCAGAAAGAGCACATTTTTACAAGTCACCAAAAGGGAAAGAACTTAGCATGGGTCTCATTGGGGGGAGCTTCACTCGAAGATCAAGGAAGAGAAGTCAACATGACAAATATCATGATTCTGTTGATCGCTACGCTGATGATAAACGTAAGAAAAGATATGACTCCTCTTATGGTGGAAGGCAGAAGAGGTTGTATCATTCTCGGAGGTCGAAATCAAACACAGAATATCCGACCAGAAGTTCTGATCAGCCTAGCAAAAGGAGAGACAAGCATCATTATGGAGAGTCGAAGTACCATGAGAGAATGGGATGCTGTGAACCGAGTGATCGTCAAAAAGGTTTTAAAGGGAGAGTCTGA
- the LOC140834375 gene encoding protein NDL2-like isoform X1, which yields MEYLALMGLLRFFFRNSYINHVFYDGLQEHIVKTGCGSVSVSIFGDQDKPGLITYPDLALNHVSCFQGLLFCPEAFSLLLHNFCIYHISPPGHEFGAAIVGLDEPSLSVDDLADQIAEVLNHFGLGAVMCLGVTAGAYILTLFAIKYSHRVMGLILVSPLCKAPSWTEWLCNKVLSKLLHICGMCGLIKELLLTRYFSKVARGSVDIPESDIIRSCRRSLGERQGRSVLRFLEAINGRPDITEGLRKLKCPSLIFVGDNSPFYYEALHMTLKLDRRFSALVEVQECGSVVTEERPDAMMIPLEYFLVGFGLYRPSRLNLVPRSPLNPRSISYELFSPESMGLKLKPIKTRTHA from the exons ATGGAATATTTGGCTCTAATGGGTCTTTTACGTTTCTTTTTCCGCAATAGTTATATAAATCATGTTTTTTATGATGGCTTACAGGAGCATATTGTTAAAACCGGCTGTGGTTCTGTTTCAGTTTCCATTTTTGGGGACCAAGACAAGCCGGGTTTGATTACTTATCCTGATCTAGCTTTGAACC ATGTGTCCTGTTTCCAAGGATTGTTATTTTGTCCAGAAGCATTTTCTCTTCTGCTCCATAACTTCTGTATCTACCACATCAGCCCTCCTGGGCATGAG TTCGGAGCTGCTATAGTTGGCCTTGATGAACCCTCTTTGTCAGTTGATGATTTAGCAGATCAGATTGCTGAAGTCCTCAATCATTTTGG ACTTGGTGCGGTGATGTGTCTTGGGGTAACAGCTGGAGCTTATATTCTAACTCTGTTTGCT ATTAAGTACTCGCACAGGGTTATGGGTTTGATTCTTGTTTCGCCTCTATGCAAAGCACCATCTTGGACAGAGTGGTTATGTAATAAG GTGCTGTCTAAATTATTGCACATATGTGGAATGTGTGGTTTGATTAAAGAATTACTGCTCACGCGGTACTTCAGCAAG GTAGCTCGTGGCAGTGTGGATATACCAGAATCTGACATCATTCGATCATGCAGAAGA TCTTTGGGAGAGAGGCAGGGCCGAAGTGTGCTCAGATTTCTTGAAGCCATTAATGG GAGACCAGACATTACCGAAGGCTTGAGGAAACTTAAATGTCCATCCTTGATTTTCGTTGGAGACAACTCTCCTTTCTACTATGAAGCTCTCCACATGACATTGAAGTTAGACAGGAGATTCAGTGCCTTGGTTGAG GTTCAAGAATGTGGGTCTGTAGTTACCGAAGAACGACCAGATGCAATGATGATACCGTTGGAATATTTTCTCGTGGGGTTTGGCCTCTACAGGCCGTCTCGACTCAACCTCGTCCCCAGAAGTCCTTTGAATCCAAGGAGCATTTCGTATGAACTTTTTTCACCAGAAAGTATGGGGTTGAAGTTAAAGCCAATCAAAACAAGAACCCATGCATAA
- the LOC140834375 gene encoding protein NDL2-like isoform X4 — translation MADSSDSVCVDTESIPLSGKEHIVKTGCGSVSVSIFGDQDKPDVSCFQGLLFCPEAFSLLLHNFCIYHISPPGHEFGAAIVGLDEPSLSVDDLADQIAEVLNHFGLGAVMCLGVTAGAYILTLFAIKYSHRVMGLILVSPLCKAPSWTEWLCNKVLSKLLHICGMCGLIKELLLTRYFSKVARGSVDIPESDIIRSCRRSLGERQGRSVLRFLEAINGRPDITEGLRKLKCPSLIFVGDNSPFYYEALHMTLKLDRRFSALVEVQECGSVVTEERPDAMMIPLEYFLVGFGLYRPSRLNLVPRSPLNPRSISYELFSPESMGLKLKPIKTRTHA, via the exons ATGGCGGACTCCAGCGATTCTGTCTGCGTTGATACGGAGTCCATTCCTCTCTCCGGGAAG GAGCATATTGTTAAAACCGGCTGTGGTTCTGTTTCAGTTTCCATTTTTGGGGACCAAGACAAGCCGG ATGTGTCCTGTTTCCAAGGATTGTTATTTTGTCCAGAAGCATTTTCTCTTCTGCTCCATAACTTCTGTATCTACCACATCAGCCCTCCTGGGCATGAG TTCGGAGCTGCTATAGTTGGCCTTGATGAACCCTCTTTGTCAGTTGATGATTTAGCAGATCAGATTGCTGAAGTCCTCAATCATTTTGG ACTTGGTGCGGTGATGTGTCTTGGGGTAACAGCTGGAGCTTATATTCTAACTCTGTTTGCT ATTAAGTACTCGCACAGGGTTATGGGTTTGATTCTTGTTTCGCCTCTATGCAAAGCACCATCTTGGACAGAGTGGTTATGTAATAAG GTGCTGTCTAAATTATTGCACATATGTGGAATGTGTGGTTTGATTAAAGAATTACTGCTCACGCGGTACTTCAGCAAG GTAGCTCGTGGCAGTGTGGATATACCAGAATCTGACATCATTCGATCATGCAGAAGA TCTTTGGGAGAGAGGCAGGGCCGAAGTGTGCTCAGATTTCTTGAAGCCATTAATGG GAGACCAGACATTACCGAAGGCTTGAGGAAACTTAAATGTCCATCCTTGATTTTCGTTGGAGACAACTCTCCTTTCTACTATGAAGCTCTCCACATGACATTGAAGTTAGACAGGAGATTCAGTGCCTTGGTTGAG GTTCAAGAATGTGGGTCTGTAGTTACCGAAGAACGACCAGATGCAATGATGATACCGTTGGAATATTTTCTCGTGGGGTTTGGCCTCTACAGGCCGTCTCGACTCAACCTCGTCCCCAGAAGTCCTTTGAATCCAAGGAGCATTTCGTATGAACTTTTTTCACCAGAAAGTATGGGGTTGAAGTTAAAGCCAATCAAAACAAGAACCCATGCATAA
- the LOC140834375 gene encoding protein NDL2-like isoform X3, whose amino-acid sequence MEYLALMGLLRFFFRNSYINHVFYDGLQEHIVKTGCGSVSVSIFGDQDKPDVSCFQGLLFCPEAFSLLLHNFCIYHISPPGHEFGAAIVGLDEPSLSVDDLADQIAEVLNHFGLGAVMCLGVTAGAYILTLFAIKYSHRVMGLILVSPLCKAPSWTEWLCNKVLSKLLHICGMCGLIKELLLTRYFSKVARGSVDIPESDIIRSCRRSLGERQGRSVLRFLEAINGRPDITEGLRKLKCPSLIFVGDNSPFYYEALHMTLKLDRRFSALVEVQECGSVVTEERPDAMMIPLEYFLVGFGLYRPSRLNLVPRSPLNPRSISYELFSPESMGLKLKPIKTRTHA is encoded by the exons ATGGAATATTTGGCTCTAATGGGTCTTTTACGTTTCTTTTTCCGCAATAGTTATATAAATCATGTTTTTTATGATGGCTTACAGGAGCATATTGTTAAAACCGGCTGTGGTTCTGTTTCAGTTTCCATTTTTGGGGACCAAGACAAGCCGG ATGTGTCCTGTTTCCAAGGATTGTTATTTTGTCCAGAAGCATTTTCTCTTCTGCTCCATAACTTCTGTATCTACCACATCAGCCCTCCTGGGCATGAG TTCGGAGCTGCTATAGTTGGCCTTGATGAACCCTCTTTGTCAGTTGATGATTTAGCAGATCAGATTGCTGAAGTCCTCAATCATTTTGG ACTTGGTGCGGTGATGTGTCTTGGGGTAACAGCTGGAGCTTATATTCTAACTCTGTTTGCT ATTAAGTACTCGCACAGGGTTATGGGTTTGATTCTTGTTTCGCCTCTATGCAAAGCACCATCTTGGACAGAGTGGTTATGTAATAAG GTGCTGTCTAAATTATTGCACATATGTGGAATGTGTGGTTTGATTAAAGAATTACTGCTCACGCGGTACTTCAGCAAG GTAGCTCGTGGCAGTGTGGATATACCAGAATCTGACATCATTCGATCATGCAGAAGA TCTTTGGGAGAGAGGCAGGGCCGAAGTGTGCTCAGATTTCTTGAAGCCATTAATGG GAGACCAGACATTACCGAAGGCTTGAGGAAACTTAAATGTCCATCCTTGATTTTCGTTGGAGACAACTCTCCTTTCTACTATGAAGCTCTCCACATGACATTGAAGTTAGACAGGAGATTCAGTGCCTTGGTTGAG GTTCAAGAATGTGGGTCTGTAGTTACCGAAGAACGACCAGATGCAATGATGATACCGTTGGAATATTTTCTCGTGGGGTTTGGCCTCTACAGGCCGTCTCGACTCAACCTCGTCCCCAGAAGTCCTTTGAATCCAAGGAGCATTTCGTATGAACTTTTTTCACCAGAAAGTATGGGGTTGAAGTTAAAGCCAATCAAAACAAGAACCCATGCATAA
- the LOC140834375 gene encoding protein NDL2-like isoform X2 → MADSSDSVCVDTESIPLSGKEHIVKTGCGSVSVSIFGDQDKPGLITYPDLALNHVSCFQGLLFCPEAFSLLLHNFCIYHISPPGHEFGAAIVGLDEPSLSVDDLADQIAEVLNHFGLGAVMCLGVTAGAYILTLFAIKYSHRVMGLILVSPLCKAPSWTEWLCNKVLSKLLHICGMCGLIKELLLTRYFSKVARGSVDIPESDIIRSCRRSLGERQGRSVLRFLEAINGRPDITEGLRKLKCPSLIFVGDNSPFYYEALHMTLKLDRRFSALVEVQECGSVVTEERPDAMMIPLEYFLVGFGLYRPSRLNLVPRSPLNPRSISYELFSPESMGLKLKPIKTRTHA, encoded by the exons ATGGCGGACTCCAGCGATTCTGTCTGCGTTGATACGGAGTCCATTCCTCTCTCCGGGAAG GAGCATATTGTTAAAACCGGCTGTGGTTCTGTTTCAGTTTCCATTTTTGGGGACCAAGACAAGCCGGGTTTGATTACTTATCCTGATCTAGCTTTGAACC ATGTGTCCTGTTTCCAAGGATTGTTATTTTGTCCAGAAGCATTTTCTCTTCTGCTCCATAACTTCTGTATCTACCACATCAGCCCTCCTGGGCATGAG TTCGGAGCTGCTATAGTTGGCCTTGATGAACCCTCTTTGTCAGTTGATGATTTAGCAGATCAGATTGCTGAAGTCCTCAATCATTTTGG ACTTGGTGCGGTGATGTGTCTTGGGGTAACAGCTGGAGCTTATATTCTAACTCTGTTTGCT ATTAAGTACTCGCACAGGGTTATGGGTTTGATTCTTGTTTCGCCTCTATGCAAAGCACCATCTTGGACAGAGTGGTTATGTAATAAG GTGCTGTCTAAATTATTGCACATATGTGGAATGTGTGGTTTGATTAAAGAATTACTGCTCACGCGGTACTTCAGCAAG GTAGCTCGTGGCAGTGTGGATATACCAGAATCTGACATCATTCGATCATGCAGAAGA TCTTTGGGAGAGAGGCAGGGCCGAAGTGTGCTCAGATTTCTTGAAGCCATTAATGG GAGACCAGACATTACCGAAGGCTTGAGGAAACTTAAATGTCCATCCTTGATTTTCGTTGGAGACAACTCTCCTTTCTACTATGAAGCTCTCCACATGACATTGAAGTTAGACAGGAGATTCAGTGCCTTGGTTGAG GTTCAAGAATGTGGGTCTGTAGTTACCGAAGAACGACCAGATGCAATGATGATACCGTTGGAATATTTTCTCGTGGGGTTTGGCCTCTACAGGCCGTCTCGACTCAACCTCGTCCCCAGAAGTCCTTTGAATCCAAGGAGCATTTCGTATGAACTTTTTTCACCAGAAAGTATGGGGTTGAAGTTAAAGCCAATCAAAACAAGAACCCATGCATAA
- the LOC140833495 gene encoding uncharacterized protein, whose translation MASNLNQLRAKTMEVSSFVVKKGGTYYKQLLEKNKKYIQEPPTVETCQLLGKQLFYTRLASIPSRYESLWKELDHAKQMLKRRQELKVEDAGIAALFGLECFAWFCAGEIIGRGFKITGYHV comes from the exons ATGGCTTCTAACTTGAATCAACTACGAGCAAAAACTATGGAAGTTTCAAGCTTTGTGGTGAAGAAAGGAGGCACTTACTACAAGCAATTGCTAGAGAAGAACAAGAAATACATCCAAGAACCACCTACGGTGGAAACTTGCCAGCTTTTAGGGAAGCAGCTGTTTTATACCCGCCTTGCCAG CATTCCTAGCCGATATGAATCGTTGTGGAAAGAACTTGATCATGCGAAGCAGATGTTGAAGCGTAGGCAAGAACTGAAGGTAGAGGATGCTGGCATCGCAGCTCTTTTCGGTTTGGAATGTTTTGCCTGGTTTTGTGCTGGAGAGATTATTGGAAGAGGGTTCAAGATAACTGGCTATCATGTCTAG
- the LOC140834376 gene encoding ferrochelatase-1, chloroplastic, with translation MEAAASSQIRPQMTLRRNPASLLPQARMMPTFCNISEDSMHLCTNSSSKKNNLVGRSSLNLPTQIKDFGKTYSSAGVFTYPINTAEATPLTTEEKIGVMLLNLGGPETLNDVQPFLFNLFADPDIIRLPRLFRFLQRPLAQLISVLRAPKSKEGYAAIGGGSPLRKITDEQANALKLALENKEVPANVYVAMRYWHPFTEDAVHQIKKDRITRLVVLPLYPQYSISTTGSSIRVLQNMFRNDAYLSNLPVAIIKSWYQREGYIKSMADLIEKELQIFPNPAEAMIFFSAHGVPVSYVEDAGDPYRDQMEECIFLIMQELKSRGVNNDHTLAYQSRVGPVQWLKPYTDEVLVELGQQGVKSLLAVPVSFVSEHIETLEEIDMEYRELALESGIVNWGRVPALNCTSSFINDLANAVTDALPSATAMSTSNSTSEEAENDVVGYAIKMFFGSILAFILLLSPKVISAFRNFLL, from the exons ATGGAGGCGGCAGCGAGCTCTCAGATTCGTCCCCAAATGACTCTTAGACGGAACCCTGcatc GTTGCTACCTCAGGCTAGGATGATGCCAACTTTCTGCAATATATCCGAAGATTCTATGCATTTATGCACTAATTCGAGTTCGAAGAAAAACAATCTTGTTGGAAGATCATCTCTCAACCTCCCTACTCAGATTAAAGACTTTGGCAAAACATATAGCTCGGCCGGTGTATTCACATACCCCATTAACACCGCAGAGGCAACCCCTCTCACCACAGAGGAAAAAATTGGAGTAATGCTTTTGAATCTTGGAGGGCCGGAGACACTTAATGATGTTCAACCTTTCTTGTTCAATTTGTTTGCCGATCCC GACATCATCCGCCTTCCTAGATTGTTCCGATTTCTTCAACGTCCTTTGGCACAGCTCATTTCTGTATTGCGTGCTCCCAAAAGTAAAGAAGGATATGCTGCCATTGGAGGTGGTTCACCATTGAGAAAAATAACAGATGAGCAG GCGAATGCATTGAAATTGGCTTTGGAGAATAAGGAGGTGCCTGCTAATGTTTATGTGGCGATGCGGTATTGGCACCCATTCACTGAGGATGCTGTTCATCAG ATCAAGAAAGATAGGATTACAAGGCTCGTAGTATTGCCTCTCTATCCTCAATATTCTATTTCGACTACTGGATCCAGCATCCGTGTTCTACAAAACATGTTTAG GAATGATGCATATTTGTCAAACCTACCTGTTGCTATCATAAAGTCTTGGTATCAAAGAGAAGGGTATATCAAGTCTATGGCTGACTTGATTGAAAAAGAGTTACAAATTTTCCCAAACCCGGCTGAG GCCATGATATTCTTCAGTGCTCATGGAGTCCCTGTCAGTTATGTAGAGGATGCAGGCGATCCATATAGAGATCAAATGGAAGAGTGCATTTTCTTGATCATGCAAGAACTTAAATCTAGAGGAGTTAACAACGATCATACTTTGGCTTATCAG AGCCGGGTGGGACCTGTACAATGGTTGAAGCCGTACACCGACGAAGTTCTTGTCGAGCTTGGCCAGCAAGGTGTGAAATCTCTTCTGGCCGTTCCTGTGAG CTTTGTGAGTGAGCACATAGAAACACTTGAAGAGATCGATATGGAGTACAGAGAATTGGCACTTGAATCAGGCATTGTCAATTGGGGACGTGTCCCGGCTCTTAACTGCACCTCGTCCTTCATCAATGATCTTGCAAATGCAGTAACAGATGCGCTGCCTTCGGCTACGGCAATGTCAACTTCTAATTCGACATCCGAGGAAGCCGAAAATGATGTAGTAGGGTATGCTATCAAAATGTTTTTCGGTTCAATCCTAGCATTCATTTTACTTTTATCACCAAAAGTGATATCAGCTTTTAGGAATTTTCTTCTCTAG